In Mycobacterium sp. Aquia_216, a genomic segment contains:
- a CDS encoding ABC transporter ATP-binding protein — MAEIVLEHVNKSYPDGHTAVRDLSLTIADGEFLILVGPSGCGKTTTLNMIAGLEDISSGELRIGGERVNDKAPKDRDIAMVFQSYALYPHMTVRQNIAFPLTLAKMKKADIAQKVSETAKILDLSELLDRKPSQLSGGQRQRVAMGRAIVRHPKAFLMDEPLSNLDAKLRVQMRGEIARLQRRLGTTTVYVTHDQTEAMTLGDRVVVMHGGVAQQIGTPEEVYERPANLFVAGFIGSPPMNFFPGTLTPTGLTLPFGEVMLAPEVQDVIAGHPRPETVIVGVRPEHLLDAALIDGYQRITAATFEVKVDLVESLGADKYVYFTTTGCDVHSTQLDELAAESEVVENEFVARVPAASKVVVGQSVQLAFDAAKLAVFDADSGANLTVAAVPAGQ; from the coding sequence ATGGCCGAGATTGTGCTGGAGCACGTCAACAAGAGTTACCCCGACGGGCACACGGCGGTGCGGGACTTGAGCCTCACCATCGCCGACGGCGAATTCCTGATCCTGGTCGGCCCGTCCGGCTGCGGCAAGACCACCACGCTGAATATGATTGCCGGCCTTGAGGATATCTCGTCGGGCGAGCTGCGTATCGGCGGCGAACGGGTCAACGACAAGGCGCCGAAGGATCGCGACATCGCCATGGTGTTCCAGTCCTACGCGCTGTACCCGCACATGACCGTTCGGCAGAACATCGCCTTCCCGCTGACCCTGGCCAAGATGAAGAAGGCCGACATCGCGCAGAAAGTCTCCGAGACAGCGAAAATCCTTGACCTGAGCGAGCTTCTGGACCGCAAGCCCTCCCAGCTGTCGGGTGGCCAACGGCAGCGGGTTGCGATGGGGCGGGCCATCGTGCGCCATCCGAAGGCGTTCTTGATGGACGAGCCGCTGTCCAACCTGGACGCCAAGCTGCGGGTGCAGATGCGCGGGGAGATTGCCCGGCTGCAGCGCCGACTGGGTACCACCACCGTCTACGTCACCCACGACCAGACCGAGGCGATGACGCTGGGCGACCGCGTGGTGGTGATGCATGGCGGTGTCGCGCAGCAGATCGGCACCCCCGAGGAGGTCTACGAGCGTCCCGCGAATCTTTTCGTCGCGGGATTCATCGGGTCGCCTCCGATGAATTTCTTTCCCGGCACGTTGACGCCGACCGGGCTGACGCTGCCCTTCGGTGAGGTGATGCTGGCGCCGGAAGTCCAGGATGTGATCGCCGGGCATCCGAGACCGGAGACCGTCATCGTCGGGGTGCGGCCCGAGCACCTGCTGGACGCCGCGTTGATCGACGGCTACCAGCGCATCACGGCGGCGACCTTCGAGGTGAAGGTGGACCTGGTCGAATCGCTGGGGGCCGACAAATACGTGTACTTCACCACCACGGGGTGCGACGTGCATTCGACGCAACTCGACGAGCTGGCCGCCGAGTCGGAGGTTGTCGAAAACGAGTTCGTGGCAAGGGTTCCCGCAGCGTCGAAAGTCGTCGTCGGCCAATCGGTCCAATTGGCGTTCGACGCCGCGAAACTCGCCGTCTTCGATGCCGATTCCGGGGCGAATCTCACCGTCGCCGCTGTCCCCGCAGGGCAGTGA
- a CDS encoding DUF4190 domain-containing protein — protein sequence MNNMTAPGGASGEDAADPHAAGAQHPQQPGWAAPGDSPASPPPAGYPPPAYPPPGYAVDYPQVTPPFSDQQPPGYGPSYPPGPPQFSGPPPGHGSPPYPGGYYPAPGYGDYWSPEAVRTGTNGMAIAALISSFTGLLCCIGGIVGIVLGTIALDQIKRTRQDGYGLAVAGIVIGIATLIVTLIVMIFAVHSH from the coding sequence TTGAACAACATGACAGCTCCCGGCGGTGCCAGCGGCGAAGACGCCGCCGATCCGCACGCGGCCGGTGCGCAGCACCCGCAGCAGCCGGGATGGGCAGCGCCCGGCGACTCCCCGGCATCGCCACCACCAGCGGGTTACCCGCCCCCGGCGTACCCGCCACCCGGATATGCCGTCGACTACCCGCAGGTCACCCCACCCTTCAGCGACCAGCAGCCACCCGGTTACGGCCCGTCCTACCCGCCGGGCCCGCCGCAGTTCAGCGGGCCGCCCCCCGGCCACGGCTCGCCGCCGTATCCCGGCGGCTATTACCCGGCGCCGGGATACGGGGATTACTGGTCCCCCGAGGCCGTCCGGACCGGGACGAACGGGATGGCGATCGCGGCGCTGATCTCGTCGTTCACCGGGTTGCTCTGCTGCATCGGCGGGATCGTGGGCATCGTGCTGGGCACGATCGCGCTCGACCAGATCAAGAGGACGCGCCAAGACGGTTACGGCCTGGCGGTCGCCGGCATCGTGATCGGCATCGCGACACTGATCGTGACTCTGATCGTGATGATTTTTGCGGTGCATTCCCATTAG
- a CDS encoding suppressor of fused domain protein, with product MSQILDQARGHLREHFAKAGAWGEPDSASVTFLGTEPIEVLRFRSAAGLVQYVSLGCSRHPMGDPTDIVVDPLHGPRAEVALRLRDPGPATGIARSLAILAASPAVDGMVLVPDALIDLGSPLWAWPSRRVPFTAVLLGRSDIADLPLEPPRSPVVFLSATPITATEAAWVRLKGAEAMRQAWQSDGVDVLDPNRRAAQPN from the coding sequence GTGAGCCAGATCCTGGACCAGGCACGGGGACACCTGCGCGAACACTTCGCGAAGGCGGGGGCCTGGGGCGAGCCCGATTCGGCGAGCGTGACATTTCTGGGTACCGAACCCATCGAGGTGCTCCGATTCCGGTCCGCAGCGGGGTTGGTGCAGTACGTGTCGCTGGGCTGCTCGCGCCACCCGATGGGCGACCCCACCGACATCGTCGTCGACCCGTTGCACGGTCCGCGCGCCGAGGTGGCGCTGCGTCTGCGAGATCCCGGACCGGCCACCGGAATTGCCCGCAGCCTAGCGATACTGGCGGCTTCGCCGGCCGTCGACGGTATGGTGCTCGTTCCCGACGCGCTGATCGATCTCGGCTCGCCGCTGTGGGCATGGCCGTCGCGACGGGTGCCCTTCACCGCTGTCCTGTTGGGCCGCAGTGACATTGCTGATCTGCCGCTGGAGCCACCGCGCAGCCCGGTGGTGTTTCTCTCGGCGACGCCGATCACCGCGACCGAGGCGGCGTGGGTACGGCTCAAAGGTGCCGAGGCCATGCGGCAAGCCTGGCAGAGCGACGGCGTCGACGTCCTGGACCCGAATCGTCGCGCGGCACAACCGAATTGA
- a CDS encoding extracellular solute-binding protein, protein MVSRRGRGRRAGATVLAILTTVSVLSACGSGHNGLVITFYTPAADGATFAEVARRCSQDSGGRYTVAHVSLPREPGAQRLQYARRLTSHDRTLDVLSLDVIWTAEFAEAGWVLPLSDDPAGLAEADATVDTLPGPLATAGWKHRLYAAPIATNTQLLWYRPDLVHQPPHDWNGMVAEATRLHAAGLPSWIAVQAHEDEGLVVWFNTLLVSAGGQVLSEDGQHVTLTDTPAHRAATISALRILKSVATAPGADPSITRTDASTARLAVEEGNAALEVNWPYVLASMLENAVKGGVSFLPLNRDPALAGSINRYGTFVPNDEQFHIAYQASQHVFGFAPYPGVVPGRPAKVTIGGLNLAVASTTRHKAEAFETIRCLRSLANQKYISMAGGLPAVRTSLYSDPQFQTKYPTYTVIRQQLTDAAVRPATPVYQAVSIRLAAALSPITAIEPDRTADELATQVQKAIDGKGLLP, encoded by the coding sequence GTGGTGAGCCGCCGCGGGCGCGGGCGCCGAGCGGGTGCAACCGTGCTGGCGATTTTGACCACCGTGTCGGTGCTGTCCGCCTGTGGGTCAGGCCACAACGGGCTGGTGATCACCTTCTACACCCCGGCCGCCGACGGCGCGACATTCGCCGAAGTCGCCCGGCGCTGCAGCCAGGACTCCGGCGGCCGGTACACCGTCGCGCACGTCAGCCTGCCCAGGGAGCCCGGTGCGCAACGGTTGCAATACGCCCGCCGGCTTACCAGTCATGACCGCACGCTGGACGTGCTGTCGCTCGACGTCATCTGGACCGCGGAGTTCGCCGAAGCCGGCTGGGTGCTGCCGCTGTCCGACGATCCGGCCGGGCTGGCCGAGGCCGACGCGACCGTCGATACCCTGCCGGGCCCGCTGGCGACGGCCGGCTGGAAGCACCGCCTCTACGCCGCGCCGATTGCCACAAATACCCAATTACTTTGGTATAGACCAGATTTGGTGCATCAGCCGCCGCATGACTGGAACGGCATGGTGGCCGAGGCGACCCGGCTGCACGCGGCCGGGCTGCCCAGCTGGATCGCCGTGCAGGCCCACGAGGACGAGGGTCTGGTGGTGTGGTTCAACACGCTACTGGTCAGCGCCGGCGGTCAGGTGCTCTCCGAAGATGGCCAACACGTCACCCTGACGGACACCCCCGCACACCGGGCCGCCACCATCAGCGCGCTGCGGATCCTCAAGTCGGTGGCCACCGCGCCGGGAGCCGACCCGTCGATCACCCGCACCGACGCAAGCACGGCGCGGTTGGCGGTCGAAGAGGGCAATGCCGCACTGGAAGTCAACTGGCCCTACGTGCTGGCCTCGATGCTGGAGAACGCGGTCAAGGGCGGCGTGAGTTTCCTTCCGCTCAACCGGGATCCGGCGTTGGCCGGCAGCATCAACCGATACGGCACCTTCGTGCCCAACGACGAGCAATTCCACATTGCCTATCAGGCCAGCCAGCACGTGTTCGGCTTCGCGCCCTATCCCGGCGTGGTCCCGGGCCGCCCGGCAAAGGTGACGATCGGTGGGCTGAACCTGGCGGTGGCCAGCACGACGCGGCATAAAGCCGAAGCGTTCGAAACCATTCGATGCCTGCGCAGCCTGGCGAATCAGAAGTACATCTCGATGGCAGGCGGTCTGCCGGCGGTCCGGACGTCGCTGTACTCCGACCCGCAATTCCAGACCAAGTATCCGACGTACACCGTGATCCGCCAGCAGCTGACCGACGCCGCGGTGCGTCCCGCGACGCCGGTCTATCAAGCCGTATCCATTCGGCTGGCGGCGGCGCTGAGTCCGATCACCGCGATCGAGCCGGACCGTACGGCCGACGAGCTCGCCACGCAGGTGCAGAAGGCCATCGACGGCAAGGGGCTGTTGCCATGA
- a CDS encoding general stress protein gives MTSPFQPGQVPGPTPGGAAAGRRGVPQLPTPPKGWPVGSYPTYAEAQRSVDYLSEHQFPVQQVTIVGVDLMQVERVTGRLTWPKVLGGGVLSGAWLGLFIGLVLGFFSPSPWGALATGLIAGVFFGLITSAVPYAMARGTRDFSSTMQLVAGRYDVLCEPQNAEKARDLLARLAI, from the coding sequence ATGACTAGTCCTTTCCAGCCTGGCCAAGTCCCGGGCCCGACGCCCGGTGGCGCGGCGGCGGGGCGGCGCGGTGTGCCGCAGTTGCCGACTCCGCCCAAAGGCTGGCCGGTGGGTTCTTATCCCACCTATGCCGAGGCGCAGCGTTCCGTCGACTATCTCTCCGAACATCAGTTCCCGGTCCAGCAGGTCACCATCGTCGGTGTCGACCTGATGCAGGTGGAACGGGTCACCGGCCGGCTGACCTGGCCGAAAGTGCTCGGCGGTGGCGTGCTCAGTGGGGCCTGGTTGGGCCTGTTCATCGGCTTAGTGCTCGGCTTCTTCAGTCCCAGCCCATGGGGCGCACTGGCTACCGGTTTGATTGCCGGGGTGTTCTTCGGCTTGATCACCTCCGCCGTTCCGTACGCAATGGCCCGTGGCACAAGGGATTTCAGCTCGACCATGCAACTGGTCGCCGGCCGTTACGACGTGCTCTGCGAACCGCAGAACGCCGAGAAGGCTCGGGATTTGCTTGCGCGCCTGGCGATCTGA
- a CDS encoding carbohydrate ABC transporter permease gives MGAELAGARRTAMWAVIDTLVVVYALLPVLWILSLSLKPTSTVKDGKLIPSSVTLENYRGIFRGDLFTSALTNSIGIALIATAIAVLLGAMAAYAIARLNFPGKRLLIGSALLSTMFPAISLVTPLFEIERVVGLFDTWPGLILPYIAFALPLAIYTLSAFFREIPWDLEKAAKMDGATPGQAFRKVIVPLATPGLVTAAILVFIFAWNDLLLALSLTATKAAITAPVAIANFGGSSQFEEPTGSIAAGAIVITVPIIVFVLIFQRRIVAGLTSGAVKG, from the coding sequence ATGGGCGCTGAGTTGGCGGGTGCGCGGCGCACCGCGATGTGGGCCGTCATCGATACGTTAGTCGTGGTGTACGCGCTGCTTCCGGTGCTCTGGATTCTGAGTCTTTCGCTCAAACCGACGTCAACTGTCAAGGACGGCAAGCTGATTCCGTCGTCGGTAACCCTGGAAAATTATCGCGGCATCTTCCGCGGCGACTTGTTCACCTCGGCGCTGACCAACTCGATCGGGATCGCGTTGATCGCCACCGCGATCGCGGTGCTGCTGGGTGCGATGGCGGCCTACGCGATCGCCCGGCTGAACTTTCCCGGCAAGCGACTGCTGATCGGATCCGCCTTGCTGAGCACCATGTTCCCGGCGATCTCCCTGGTCACACCGTTGTTCGAAATCGAACGCGTCGTAGGGCTTTTCGACACCTGGCCCGGGCTGATTCTGCCCTACATCGCCTTCGCGTTACCGCTTGCCATCTACACCTTGTCGGCCTTCTTCCGGGAGATCCCCTGGGATCTGGAGAAGGCGGCCAAGATGGACGGCGCCACGCCGGGGCAGGCCTTCCGCAAGGTCATCGTCCCGCTGGCAACGCCCGGATTGGTGACCGCGGCGATTCTGGTCTTCATCTTCGCCTGGAACGACCTGCTGCTGGCGTTGTCGCTGACCGCTACCAAGGCCGCGATCACCGCGCCCGTGGCGATTGCGAATTTCGGAGGCAGTTCGCAATTCGAGGAACCAACGGGATCAATCGCGGCCGGCGCCATCGTCATTACCGTTCCGATCATCGTGTTTGTTCTAATCTTCCAACGACGGATTGTCGCCGGGTTGACCTCAGGCGCCGTGAAGGGATAG
- a CDS encoding malate dehydrogenase, with product MSATPLKVAVTGAAGQIGYSLLFRLASGSLLGPDRPIELRLLEIEPALKALEGVVMELDDCAFPLLAGVEIGADANKIFDGVNLALLVGARPRGPGMERSDLLEANGAIFTAQGKALNSVAADDVRIGVTGNPANTNALIALSNAPDIPKERFSALTRLDHNRAISQLAKKTGAAVTHIKKVTIWGNHSATQYPDIFHAEVGGKNAAEVVNDQNWIENDFIPTVAKRGAAIIDARGASSAASAASATVDAARSWLLGSPDGDWVSMAVFSDGSYGVPEGIVSSFPVTTKDGNWSIVQGLEIDEFSRGRIDKTTAELVDERAAVTELKLI from the coding sequence GTGAGCGCAACTCCTCTGAAGGTAGCCGTCACCGGCGCTGCCGGCCAGATCGGCTACAGCCTGTTGTTCCGCCTGGCTAGCGGCTCGCTGCTGGGCCCGGACCGCCCGATCGAACTGCGGCTGCTCGAGATCGAGCCCGCGCTCAAGGCGCTCGAGGGCGTCGTGATGGAGCTCGACGACTGCGCGTTCCCATTGCTGGCGGGCGTCGAGATCGGCGCGGACGCGAACAAGATCTTCGACGGCGTGAACCTGGCCCTGCTGGTCGGCGCGCGGCCGCGCGGCCCGGGCATGGAGCGCAGCGACCTGCTGGAGGCCAACGGCGCGATCTTCACCGCGCAGGGCAAGGCGCTCAACTCCGTCGCCGCCGACGACGTCCGCATCGGGGTGACCGGCAACCCGGCCAACACCAACGCGCTGATCGCGTTGAGCAACGCCCCCGACATCCCCAAGGAGCGGTTCTCTGCGCTGACCCGCCTGGACCACAACCGGGCGATCTCGCAGCTGGCCAAGAAGACCGGCGCCGCCGTCACCCACATCAAGAAGGTGACCATCTGGGGCAACCACTCGGCCACCCAATACCCCGACATCTTCCACGCCGAGGTCGGCGGCAAGAACGCCGCAGAGGTCGTGAACGACCAGAATTGGATCGAGAACGACTTCATCCCGACCGTCGCCAAGCGCGGCGCGGCGATCATCGACGCGCGCGGCGCCTCCTCGGCCGCCTCGGCCGCGTCGGCCACCGTCGACGCAGCCCGCTCCTGGCTGTTGGGCAGCCCGGACGGTGACTGGGTGTCGATGGCCGTCTTCTCTGACGGCTCTTACGGCGTGCCCGAGGGAATCGTCTCGTCGTTCCCGGTGACCACCAAGGATGGCAACTGGTCGATCGTGCAGGGGCTGGAGATCGACGAGTTCTCCCGCGGCCGCATCGACAAGACCACCGCCGAGCTGGTCGACGAACGCGCCGCGGTCACCGAGCTGAAGCTGATCTGA
- a CDS encoding carbohydrate ABC transporter permease, producing the protein MTRPGVIQLWNRPPEQRLAFLLVAPAATLMLAVTAYPIGYAVWLSLQRNNLTTPNDSKFIGLSNYHTILTDRYWWTALAVTLAITVVSVSLEFVLGLALALVMHHTVIGRGLVRTAVLIPYGIVTVVASYSWYYAWTPGTGYLANLLPHGSAPLTEQIPSLGIVVVAEVWKTTPFMALLLLAGLALVPEDLLKAAQVDGAGAWRRLTRIMLPIIKPAVVVALLFRTLDAFRIFDNIYVLTEGNNNTGSVSILGYDNLFEGFNVGLGSAISVLIFVCVGIIALIFIKVFGAAAPGGAVDGR; encoded by the coding sequence ATGACCCGACCCGGCGTGATCCAACTCTGGAATCGCCCGCCCGAACAGCGACTGGCCTTCCTGCTCGTTGCTCCCGCGGCGACTCTGATGCTGGCGGTGACGGCCTATCCGATCGGTTACGCGGTCTGGCTGAGCCTGCAACGCAACAATCTGACCACCCCGAATGATTCCAAGTTCATCGGCCTGAGCAATTACCACACGATCCTCACCGATCGGTATTGGTGGACCGCGCTGGCGGTGACGTTGGCCATCACGGTGGTTTCGGTGTCGCTCGAGTTCGTGCTGGGCCTGGCGCTGGCGCTGGTAATGCACCACACCGTGATCGGCAGGGGGCTGGTGCGCACCGCGGTGCTCATCCCGTACGGCATCGTCACGGTGGTCGCTTCCTACAGCTGGTACTACGCCTGGACGCCGGGCACCGGCTATCTGGCCAACCTGCTGCCACACGGCAGTGCGCCGCTGACCGAACAGATCCCGTCGCTGGGCATCGTCGTCGTCGCCGAGGTCTGGAAGACAACACCCTTCATGGCGCTGTTATTGCTGGCCGGATTGGCGCTGGTACCGGAGGATTTGCTGAAAGCCGCCCAGGTCGATGGTGCCGGCGCCTGGCGGCGGCTGACCAGGATCATGCTGCCGATCATCAAGCCGGCGGTCGTCGTCGCGCTGTTGTTCCGGACCCTGGACGCCTTCCGCATCTTCGACAACATCTACGTGCTGACCGAGGGCAACAACAACACCGGATCGGTGTCGATCCTGGGCTACGACAACCTTTTTGAAGGCTTCAACGTCGGCCTGGGCTCGGCGATCAGCGTACTGATCTTCGTGTGCGTGGGCATCATCGCGCTGATCTTCATCAAAGTTTTCGGCGCCGCGGCCCCGGGTGGTGCCGTCGATGGGCGCTGA
- a CDS encoding NAD(P)-dependent malic enzyme, translated as MSEIVPSHIVIGDDEIFEAHVGGKLSVEMKSPLDTQRALSIAYTPGVAQVSRAIAADHTLADRYTWANRLVAVVSDGSAVLGLGDIGPAAALPVMEGKSALFKQFADLDAIPIVLDTKEPDEIVETLVRLRPTFGAVNLEDISAPRCFEIERRLVEALDCPVMHDDQHGTAIVVLAALMGASKLLGRDMGSMRVVVSGAGAAGVACSKLLLAMGVSDITVLDSRGILHTGRDDMNIVKTDLARSSNPRGLHGGMVEALKEADVFLGVSAGVVPEELIATMASDSVVFALSNPDPEIQPDVAAKYAAVVATGRSDFPNQINNVLAFPGVFRGALDAGARRITEKMMVAAAEAIFSVVSDDLAPDRIVPSPLDLRVGAAVAQAVAQAADASE; from the coding sequence GTGTCCGAAATCGTGCCCTCACACATCGTCATCGGCGACGACGAGATCTTCGAGGCTCACGTAGGCGGCAAGCTTTCGGTGGAGATGAAATCCCCGCTGGACACGCAGCGTGCATTGTCGATCGCCTACACCCCGGGCGTCGCGCAGGTCAGTCGGGCGATTGCCGCCGACCACACCCTGGCCGACCGCTACACCTGGGCGAACCGGCTGGTGGCCGTCGTCAGCGACGGCAGCGCTGTGCTCGGTCTCGGCGACATCGGGCCCGCGGCTGCGCTGCCGGTGATGGAGGGCAAGAGCGCGCTGTTCAAGCAATTCGCCGACCTGGACGCGATCCCGATCGTGCTGGACACCAAGGAACCCGACGAGATCGTCGAAACCCTGGTGCGGTTGCGGCCGACGTTCGGTGCGGTGAACCTCGAGGACATCTCCGCGCCCCGCTGCTTCGAGATCGAACGACGGCTCGTCGAAGCGCTGGACTGCCCGGTGATGCACGACGACCAGCACGGCACGGCGATCGTCGTGCTGGCGGCGCTCATGGGCGCCAGCAAGTTGCTGGGCCGCGACATGGGCTCGATGCGGGTCGTGGTCTCAGGCGCCGGGGCAGCGGGTGTTGCGTGCTCGAAACTGCTTCTCGCAATGGGTGTTTCGGACATCACCGTGCTCGACTCGCGCGGCATCCTGCACACTGGCCGCGACGACATGAACATCGTCAAGACCGATCTGGCGCGCAGCAGCAATCCCCGCGGTCTGCACGGCGGCATGGTCGAAGCGCTCAAGGAAGCCGACGTGTTTCTCGGGGTGTCGGCCGGTGTGGTGCCCGAGGAGCTCATCGCCACCATGGCGTCCGATTCCGTGGTGTTCGCGCTGTCGAACCCCGACCCCGAGATTCAACCCGACGTCGCGGCCAAATACGCCGCGGTGGTGGCCACCGGCCGCAGCGACTTCCCCAACCAGATCAACAACGTGCTGGCATTCCCCGGGGTGTTCCGCGGCGCGCTGGATGCCGGGGCGCGGCGGATCACGGAAAAGATGATGGTGGCCGCGGCCGAGGCGATCTTCTCCGTCGTGAGCGACGACCTCGCGCCCGACCGGATCGTGCCGAGCCCGCTGGACCTGCGCGTCGGTGCGGCAGTGGCACAGGCCGTGGCGCAGGCTGCAGACGCCTCGGAGTGA
- a CDS encoding glycine betaine ABC transporter substrate-binding protein: protein MKIGKLAAFLVAAALAVPFGAGCTAGPGDHHTVPALVVGSKNDAMSRLLAGVYLAALRSYGFAAQAETADDPMAQLDSGAVTVTPAFTGQTLLALQPGAMALSDEQVYRAMVSALPEGIAAGDYTTAAEDKPVLLVTQSTAKAWGGQDRSADLSALGKHCDGLVAGIVAGHRAPSVVGGCRLVAPREFPDVATMFAALRAGQLTAGWTTTADPAIPGDLVPLADGKPALIRAENVVPLYRRNVLTDRQVLAINEVAGVLDTAALAEMRRQVDGGADPQAVAGGWLVDHPLGR, encoded by the coding sequence GTGAAAATCGGCAAGCTGGCGGCGTTTCTGGTCGCCGCTGCGCTCGCTGTCCCGTTCGGCGCCGGCTGCACGGCCGGACCCGGCGACCATCACACCGTGCCTGCGCTGGTGGTCGGTTCCAAGAATGACGCCATGTCCAGGCTGCTGGCCGGCGTGTACCTCGCGGCGCTGCGGTCCTACGGATTCGCCGCGCAAGCCGAGACCGCCGACGACCCGATGGCGCAGCTGGACTCCGGCGCCGTCACCGTCACGCCGGCTTTCACCGGCCAGACGCTGCTGGCCTTGCAACCCGGCGCCATGGCGCTCTCCGACGAGCAGGTCTACCGCGCGATGGTGTCGGCGCTGCCCGAGGGCATCGCCGCGGGTGACTACACCACGGCCGCCGAGGACAAACCCGTGCTGCTGGTGACGCAATCCACCGCCAAGGCGTGGGGCGGCCAGGACCGCAGCGCGGACCTGAGCGCGCTGGGCAAACACTGCGACGGGCTGGTCGCCGGGATCGTCGCCGGCCACCGGGCGCCATCGGTAGTCGGTGGCTGCCGGCTGGTCGCCCCGCGTGAATTCCCAGATGTTGCAACGATGTTCGCGGCGCTGCGGGCCGGGCAGCTGACCGCGGGGTGGACCACCACCGCCGACCCCGCCATTCCGGGCGACCTGGTGCCACTGGCCGACGGCAAACCCGCGCTGATCCGGGCGGAGAACGTGGTGCCGCTGTATCGCCGCAACGTGCTCACCGACCGGCAGGTGCTGGCGATCAACGAAGTGGCCGGCGTACTGGACACCGCGGCCCTGGCCGAGATGCGCCGCCAGGTCGACGGCGGTGCCGACCCACAGGCGGTCGCCGGCGGCTGGCTCGTCGATCACCCGCTCGGGCGCTGA
- the corA gene encoding magnesium/cobalt transporter CorA, whose amino-acid sequence MFEGFDALPEVLRTIAHEPQPEPTSPPPPHEALVDCAVYVGGHRLPGKFTYAAACSKVHQIEMLGHEAFVWVGLHEPNETQMTEVADVFGLHPLAVEDAVCAHQRPKLERYDDTLVLVLKTIQYVPHESVALAREIVQSGEVMVFVGKDFVVTVRHGEHSGLADVRKKLEADGEQLQLGPYAVMHAIADYVVDHYLEVTQLMEADIDSIEEVAFAPGRKLDIEPIYMLKREVVELRRCVNPLSAAFHRIQLENKDLISKEVRRYLRDVGDHHSEAADQIASYDDMLNSLVQAALARVGMQQNNDMRKMAAWAGILAVPTMVAAIYGMNFHFMPELDWTWGYPGVMGLMTAACLILYFQFRRNNWL is encoded by the coding sequence GTGTTCGAGGGTTTTGACGCACTGCCGGAAGTGCTTCGGACGATCGCGCACGAGCCGCAGCCAGAACCCACTTCCCCACCCCCGCCGCACGAAGCCCTGGTCGACTGCGCCGTCTACGTGGGGGGCCACCGGCTGCCCGGCAAGTTCACCTACGCGGCCGCGTGCAGCAAGGTGCACCAGATCGAGATGCTGGGACACGAGGCATTCGTCTGGGTCGGCTTGCACGAGCCGAACGAGACCCAGATGACGGAAGTGGCCGACGTTTTCGGGTTGCACCCGCTGGCCGTCGAAGATGCGGTGTGCGCACATCAGCGACCCAAGCTGGAGCGCTACGACGACACGCTGGTGTTGGTGCTCAAGACGATCCAGTACGTCCCGCACGAGTCGGTGGCACTGGCCCGCGAGATCGTGCAGAGCGGCGAGGTGATGGTCTTCGTCGGCAAGGATTTCGTGGTCACGGTCCGCCACGGCGAACACAGCGGGCTGGCCGACGTGCGCAAGAAGTTGGAAGCCGACGGAGAACAGCTGCAGCTGGGGCCGTATGCGGTCATGCACGCGATCGCGGACTACGTCGTGGACCACTACCTCGAAGTGACCCAGCTGATGGAAGCCGATATCGACAGCATCGAGGAGGTCGCGTTCGCCCCCGGCCGCAAGTTGGACATCGAGCCGATTTACATGCTCAAGCGCGAGGTCGTCGAGCTGCGCCGGTGCGTCAACCCGCTGTCAGCCGCCTTCCACCGCATCCAGTTGGAGAACAAGGACCTGATTTCCAAAGAGGTACGGCGCTATCTGCGCGACGTCGGCGATCACCACTCCGAGGCCGCCGACCAGATCGCCAGCTACGACGACATGCTCAACTCGCTGGTGCAGGCGGCGCTGGCCCGTGTCGGCATGCAGCAGAACAACGACATGCGCAAGATGGCGGCCTGGGCCGGTATCTTGGCGGTGCCCACCATGGTCGCGGCGATCTACGGGATGAACTTCCATTTCATGCCCGAGCTGGACTGGACGTGGGGTTATCCGGGTGTGATGGGCTTGATGACGGCCGCCTGCCTGATCCTGTACTTCCAATTCCGGCGGAACAACTGGCTTTAA